A section of the Pimelobacter simplex genome encodes:
- a CDS encoding GNAT family N-acetyltransferase, with protein MLPTSVPRIDHPPVVLRPFAEHDAALVASVVDDPVIPLITTVPTTADPEAIAAYLRRQHDRLAQGVGYSFAVADAVTGEGVGQIGLWTADLPAGRTTTGYWIAPQHRRRGYARAALAAVTSWALAHDEVARVQLHVEPANEASWRTAEACGYERDGLLRSWERVGAERRDMYVYAAVRPDRTLR; from the coding sequence TTGCTCCCCACCTCGGTCCCGCGGATCGACCACCCGCCCGTCGTGCTCCGCCCCTTCGCGGAGCACGACGCGGCGCTGGTCGCCTCGGTCGTCGACGACCCGGTGATCCCGCTGATCACGACGGTCCCGACGACCGCCGACCCGGAGGCGATCGCGGCGTACCTGCGCCGGCAGCACGACCGGCTGGCGCAGGGCGTCGGCTACTCCTTCGCGGTGGCCGACGCGGTCACCGGCGAAGGGGTGGGCCAGATCGGGCTGTGGACGGCCGACCTCCCCGCCGGCCGTACGACGACCGGGTACTGGATCGCGCCCCAGCACCGCCGCCGCGGCTACGCCCGCGCCGCCCTCGCCGCGGTGACCTCGTGGGCGCTGGCCCACGACGAGGTCGCCCGCGTCCAGCTGCACGTCGAGCCGGCCAACGAGGCGTCGTGGCGCACCGCCGAGGCCTGCGGCTACGAGCGCGATGGGCTGCTGCGCTCGTGGGAGCGGGTCGGCGCGGAGCGCCGCGACATGTACGTCTATGCGGCCGTGCGCCCCGACCGGACGCTCAGGTGA